In Phaeobacter piscinae, one genomic interval encodes:
- a CDS encoding DUF58 domain-containing protein, which translates to MTQARAPQSDGPAGSGQGPAADLRHRAESAASRFPPLLIRAQQLAGSVLLGEHGRRRAGMGDDFWQYRPVQAGDSRRMIDHRRSAKGDQQFVREREWQIAQTVHLWVDQGASMRFASTPALPQKIDRARLLGLAASVMMLRAGERVGLTGGRLPPRRGNAQILRLADALSLDDDGDYTPPEDRAMLPHARVLFLSNFLGPFAPLEQALAKAADRGVHGVLMQVLDPAEEEFPFDGRTIFESVGGGVRHETLKAGALKQRYLDRLAERRDALDHLCRAAGWRLGTHHTGDSAQAALMWLFHAMERSGS; encoded by the coding sequence GTGACACAGGCGCGCGCCCCTCAGTCAGACGGACCCGCTGGCAGCGGCCAAGGCCCCGCAGCGGATCTGCGCCACCGCGCAGAAAGCGCGGCCAGTCGCTTCCCGCCGCTTCTGATTCGGGCGCAGCAATTGGCCGGGTCCGTGCTTCTGGGCGAACATGGCCGCCGTCGTGCCGGCATGGGCGATGATTTCTGGCAATACCGCCCGGTGCAGGCCGGGGACAGCCGCCGCATGATTGATCACCGACGGTCCGCCAAGGGAGATCAGCAGTTCGTACGTGAACGGGAATGGCAGATCGCCCAGACGGTGCACCTCTGGGTCGATCAGGGCGCGTCCATGCGCTTTGCCTCCACCCCGGCGCTGCCGCAGAAAATTGACCGCGCCCGACTGCTCGGACTGGCCGCCTCCGTGATGATGCTAAGAGCGGGGGAACGTGTCGGTCTCACCGGTGGCCGCCTGCCGCCCCGACGCGGCAATGCCCAGATCCTGCGGCTGGCCGACGCACTCAGCCTAGATGACGACGGCGACTATACCCCACCCGAAGATCGCGCCATGCTGCCACATGCGCGGGTGCTGTTTCTCTCCAATTTTCTGGGCCCCTTCGCACCGCTGGAACAGGCGCTGGCCAAGGCCGCAGACCGTGGGGTTCACGGCGTGCTGATGCAGGTGCTTGACCCGGCGGAGGAGGAATTTCCCTTCGACGGGCGCACCATTTTCGAAAGCGTCGGCGGCGGGGTGCGCCATGAAACGCTGAAGGCTGGTGCCCTCAAACAGCGCTACCTTGATCGGCTTGCCGAACGACGCGACGCGCTGGATCACCTGTGCCGCGCGGCAGGCTGGCGTCTGGGCACGCATCACACAGGCGATAGCGCGCAAGCGGCCCTGATGTGGCTGTTTCACGCCATGGAAAGAAGCGGCTCATGA